Genomic window (Amyelois transitella isolate CPQ chromosome 31, ilAmyTran1.1, whole genome shotgun sequence):
gttcccggcactgttaaaaaaagaataggaccactccatctcttccccatggatgtcgtaaaaggcgcaaACTTAAActcaaaatgtttattgctCAACTGTGTAGACATGtagatggaattaagatatccctgatagaattgagaaaagGCAATATTAACTGATGCCTTTGAAATTTGCaagtacacatacatacatacataaagtcatgtctatatcccttacggggtagacagagccaacagtcttgaaaagactgataggccacgttcagctgtttggctttaagatagaattgagatttaaatagtgacaggttgctagcccatcgcctaaaagaagaatcacaaatttaatagcacatcccttagtcgccttttacgacatccatgggaaagtgatggagtggccctattcttttatgctattggtgccggaaatcacacggcttTAAAATTTGCAAGTTCATAATCTGTAAAATTGGCTAAGTTTTTGAGGTAGTTTGTTTAGCTTGAGACAAATATACAAATCTCTATAAATCTAACAGGTGGCGTCTTCATAGCTACGCTGTTCGGATTGGGTCTAGCCATGATCACTTTAGCTTGGGAAGTATTCtattacaaaagaaaagaGAAGAACGAAGTCAAAGCTTTGGATAACATAGAAAAAACCGCCGCTGATCCGCAGAAGAAGCCAGTGaagaaaattgataattttactaaaatcAGAAAAAGAGGGAAAGCCGATAAGTCGAAAGGAAAGAGTGTAACTATTGGTGACAGTTTTAAACCGGCCGCTGATAAGATTTCTTATATAAGTGTGTACCCTAAAGGGGATTATAGACCTTAggttcttacatacatacataaaatcacgcttctttcccggaggggtaggcagagactacctctttccacttgccacgatcactgcacatttccttcgcttcatccacattcataactctcttcatgcaagctcggcggttaaGTTAAGTAGGTTTAGGTTTCCCTTAGGTTCTTAAATAGCTTAATTATTGCaacttaaattattgttaatatttatgttatgtgCTAACCTATAGGGTCAGTATATACactgataaataaaacaatttttaaacataactaAACATCTTTTATTGTTACAATCTCATACAATAACAcgaaatacaaacataattaatcATTCATAACTTTATCTTCACACCGAGACTTCAGTTCCAAGAGTTTTTATCTGACATTAATTCCGAAGATTCTAGAAGAATGGAATTCTAGATGTGttttgctattttattaaaaatatcatcttTATTACTAAGAAATACACTTTATTAAttggtgtcgtgtggttcccggcaccaattaaaaaagaataggaccacagcatctcgttcccatggatgtcgtaaaaggcggctaagggatttGCAgatttgcggggtagacagagccaacagtcttgaagagactgaaaggcacattgagctatttgtctcaatgacagaattgagattcaaatagtgactagcccgtcgcctaaaagaagaatcccaagtttgtgagcctatccctcagtcgcctatTACAACATTCACGGGGACGAGATGGAGTgagacctattcttttttgtattggtgccgggaaccgcacggcgctttttttttattacatcattatttacataccGACATATCAATGTAGTTACTTACATAGTTCTCAAATAACCCACAGAACACAActcctataaaaaataacattttttttcataataccTAACTACCAATAAGTTCTTGCCGTAGGTTTTTCTACAAGCGTAGAGTTTGCTTCCAGAACTTTCTTACCGAATTGTACCTTGAAATGATCCAGGTTGAGATATTCACCGTCATCAATCTGTTTTATCAATCTCCTTACACGCTCTTTAGTGTTCTCCACAAAGCAGGCGGccaatttcatttcaatttcagCGTTGCGCAATCCGATGCAGTATGCTCTGAATGGAGACATTTcgattgtataaataaacatacatacatataatcaaattacctttcccatggatgtcgtaaaaggcgactaagggataggcttataaacatgggatccctattgtaggcgatgcgctagcaacctgttaactattatttatgcatacattTCTAGCTAGCTATGTAcataatcactacatagtataaaacaaagtcgctattttagtctgtttgtctgtatgcttaaatctttaaaattacgcaacggattttgatgcggttttttgtaacaggtacctatagtgattcaagaggaaggtttttatgtatatttttttccgaattttgcacccgtgcgaagccgggacgggtcgctagttacatatatattactagcccatcgcctaaaagaggaaccCCAAGTACTTATTAatccctatcccttaatcgccttttacgacatcctgtGGAAAagagatatggagtggtctcattctcttttcaattggtgccggggaaccgcacgatattttttttaaagtaattaccTTGAGACCTAGACTcaatctcaacatacccttttctattcctgtaactacatcttctttcacatcacaacattcccttatcacgctgttccttatccggtcactcaatttcacacccaacatactccttaacgctctcatttccactgcttttgttatttatgtctgtatgtatgtatttatgtatgtatatatataattaccttGAAGCCCTCGCCAGCACCGAGGTCATGACCAGGATATCTGATGCAGCTTCGGCCAATCTGTTCAGCTCGCTggaaacatatataaaaaacatataaagtaaaacatataaatataaaaaacatttaaattaacatgtgccgtgtggttcccggcaccaatacaaaaagaataggacccctccatctctctctcatggatgtcgtaaaaggcgactaagggataggcttacaaacttgggattattagttaggcgatgggctagcaacctgtcactatttgaatctcaattctgtcagtAATTTTCAAggccgttggctctgtctaccccgccagggatatagacgtgactacatatatgtatgtatgttaaattaacatatggtcacgtctatatcccttgcggggtggacagagccaacagtcttgaaaagactgaatggccacgttcagctttttcaGCTATAATCgtatgttatacatatacatatatatcacgtcATAGCTATTactgggtaggcagagaccaggGGATCTTtaccggagaggtaggcagaggatttttttacttatagggtagactgagcctccattggctctgtctaccccgtagggtATAGACAGAGGCAATTATCTCTACCTACGTCTCTGGGAAAGATCGCGTggtcactgcctacccctgtTAGAAAGATCGCTTTGTCTCTGCTTACCCAGCTAAGCTAAGGctgttagttctgtctaccccacaagggatatagacttgaccatgtatttatattctactagaggccgcccgcgacttcgtccgcatggaaaccctatcaatcccgcgggaactctgggataaaaagtagcctatgtgttattctgggtcttcagctacctacataccaaatttcatggtaatcggttcagtagtttttgcgtgaaagagtaacaaacatccatacaaactttcgcctttataatagtagtaggattctATTAAGTTGTTCTATTAAGTTCTCTAAGTACAATAGCATGTATCTTtagttaaatgttatttatgcacacgccataccgctccaaaattcataTCTCCTCTcacgggtctactggaagagatttcttttcaaataagtagcacctttgtacaaTAATTACTGTAttgaatgctcctgtatataattttgtgtacataaataaataatctcctctcatgggtctactggaagagatttcttttgaaataagtagcacctatGTACTATAATTACTGTAttgaatgctcctgtatataattttgtgtacataaataaataatctccTCTCACGGGTCTACtgaaagagatttcttttgaaataagtagcacctttgtactagaattactgtattgaatgctcctgtatataattttgtgtacataaataaataatctcctctcatgggtctactggaagagatttcttttgaaataagtagcacctatGTACTATAATTACTGTAttgaatgctcctgtatataattttgtgtacataaataaataatctccTCTcacgggtctactggaagagatttcttttgaaataagtagcacctttgtactataaTTACTGTAttgaatgctcctgtatataattttgtgtacataaataaataatctcctctcatgggtctactggaagagatttcttttcaaataagtagcacctatGTACTATAATTACTGTAttgaatgctcctgtatataattttgtgtacatcctactactattataaaggcgaaagtttgtatggatgtttgttactctttcacgcaaaaactactgaaccgattaccatgaaatttggtatgtaggtagctgaagacccagaataactcataggctactttttatcccagagttcccgcgggattgatagggtttccatgcggacgaagtcgcgggcggcctctagtaaataaataaataaataaatacaaaattcgtatgtatgaatattctattctattaagtTGCTCTATTAAATTCTCTAAGTACAAAATTCTGCCCCCTCCCCCCTAAAACTCACGTGAACGCCGTGACCACTTCCACGCCGTGACGGCTCATCAGAGTCTCGCAAGCGAACCTCATCCTCAGAACGCAATACTCCAACTGTTCCGCGGGCGGTCTCAGCGTCGGGTGGAGATGTTCAGCCAAATACAAGTCCAGTTTAGGTTCGTCCTTCTCCTGTTAACGTGTAAACATTtattactaatataatattaaaaataaaaaaacttataaacgtCTTataaaccgccgagcttgcatgaagagagttatgaatgtggatgaagcgaaggaaatatgcagagatcgtggcaagtggaaagaggtagtctctgcctacccctccgggaaagaggcgtggttttatgtatgtatgtatgtataatatttattcaaaattctaaacttttattcattactagctgtgcccgcgatttcgtacgcgtggtatagttattttgtgtgtatgtatgtatttagataggtatgtatgtttgtatgtttagacataacaaacaaacatacaaactgtATAACTGTAcaacaaaatgtatgtatgtatgtatgtaacatacatacatataatcacgtctatgccccttgcggggtagacagagccaacagtcttgaacagactgaaaggccacgttcagctgtttggcttaatgaaagaattgagattcaatcgctagcccatcgccttaaagaggaatcccaactttattagcctatccctcagtcgccttttacgacatccacgggaacgagacggagtggtccttttctattTCTTACTAGTGCTGGTAACCACacgtatgtatgcatgtatgtatgtagatatgttatgtatgtatgtatattatgtatgtatgtatgtcatgtaTATTAtgcatgtaggtatgttatgtatgtatgtatgtatgtatatttgtttgtatatatgtatctatgtatgtatgtatgtaagtatctcACCTGATGCCTGTTGGACAGAACTTTCTTTATGATGAAAGTGGGGTGCATCAAAGGATTCCTTATCTGCTTCACCTCTTCCGCCATCATTTTACCGGCATGCTGAAGTCCGCTCAGagctaaaataattataaaaaaaaaattaaacttcataataaaaaagtatagtaaagtataaaaaagaaggTCTTGTCTTTAAAAAGGGTGatgtaatgagtgtggaggaagcgggagaggtctgtgaGGATCGCAGCGAGTGgaattccatagtctctgcctaccccaatgggaaacaggcgtgattgtatgtatgtatgaacacaaaaatacttttacatacatacatataatcacgtcccctatcatatcatatcccttgcgaggtagacagagttaacagacttcaaaagaatgaaaggccacgttcagcttaatgatagaattgagcttaATGATTcgcatagtgacaggttgctagcccgtcgcctaaaagaagaatcccaagtttaaaagccgaACAACCAcggcatcccaagtttaaaagggGGACTTATCCCATAAAGAGAACGTATCcttttacatgcatacatataataacgtctatatcccttgcggggtacacaaagccgacagtcttcaaaaggctgaaaggccgcgttcagctgtttggtttaacgATAGGACCGAGATTCATATTCACTTTGATTGACATTCAGTACAGTTCATTCAtgccaagtttaaaagcctatccctgagtagcctttaacgacatccatgggaaagagagggagagagagagagagagagggagagagaaagagaaatGGAACGGTGTAAAGccatttgtgccgtgtggttcccggcaccaatacaaaaagaataggaccactccatctctttcccatggatgtcgtaaaaggcgaccaagagataagcttacaaacttgggattatttttttaaggcgacgggctagcaacctgtcactatttgaatctcaattctatcgttaagccaaacagctgaacgtggccattcagtcttttcaagactgtcgtctctgtccaccccgcgagggatatagacgtgaccatatgtatgtaatatgtatgaacaagaataatcctgttttttttttgcatctcTCTCCAAATGAGAGAGAAAGAATATagagacgtgaccatatgtatgtatgtctgtatgtatgtgtaaagcCTTTCCACGGCAACTCACCAATGAAAGTGTTGATGCTGTCCAAACTCTCCCCCCTGGACGAGAGATGACGCATGTCATCCAGCAATTGTTTGCACTCCAACTCCTTCTCCAGAGCTGGTATCGAGAGTAATCTCATGATCGCCTTCAATCCGTGGTTAGATATGAAGTTCCTGTTGGATATattgtacatatggtcacgtctgtgtacgttgcggggtagacggaggcaacagtcttgattaggctgataggccacgttcagctttttgactcgatgaaagaattgagattttaaggGAAATTAGAAGAAACTGATggcttttcaaaactgtcggccccgcctaccccgcaagggatatagacgtgataatatattatatatatatatatatatgtgtgtgtgtttatgtatagaatagaatagatttacttttcaaaattggatacatggtatcacttattgacgtcacatcacttaaatctaattataactactgccgcttccaaagcgcatgtgtagaagaagcggcggaacaaactacactgcagcattttcgccGGACGTCAATtcacaaatatagatctcttaaaagCTAACTCGTAGacaaatgcacattgtctacattaaaaaaaaaacacgaatgcatgtatgtatgaatgaaacactagctgtgcccgcaacttcgtccgcgtggaatagttttagtagtttccccgttttttttttcacattttccattatttattcgctccttatacggttgcagcgtgatattatacagcctaaagccttcctcgataaatgttctattcaacacaaaaagaattttccaattcgaaccaatagttcccGAGGTAAGcttgttcaaacaaacaaacaaactctacagctttataatattaagtatacctacctacctaagcATTATATATTAGGTATTATAGAAATTTAGAAGCATACAGTTGGACCTACATAGATTAAGAAAATCTAGAAGTATCTAGTTGGCCAAGTCAAGATCACTCCATAGATTAAGAAAATCTAGAAGAATCCTCTAGATCCTCCTAGAAGAATCTATAATTACCagtacatccatctcagtttggtccaaaggttcgactgtcAGAGAATgattgtggcattaagtccacttgttgtacaatgccgtgtggttcccggcaccattacaaaaaagaataggaccactccatctctttcccacggatgtcgtaaaacgcgactaagggataggcttataaacttgggattcctcttttagccgatgggctagcaacctgtcactatttgaatctcaattctatcactaagccgaacagctgagcgtggcctatcagtcttttcaagattgttggctccgtctaccccgctagggatatagacgtgatcatatgtatgtatgtccacctgttgtacatacatacataaaatcacgcctctttcccggaggagtaggcagagactacctctttccacttgcctcgatctctgcacacttccttcgcttcttccacattcataactctcttcatacaagctcggcggtttcgggtactttttacctgaccctttaccaggacgtccttaatttgatcaagatacgttcgtctaggtcttcccactccgacctttccctccacactctccatgtatatctgcttagtcaacctgttttcattcatcctctccacatgacggaaccatctcaacataccctataaatatatgtttgtataaactaaatatatatatgttaaaaaaaaatgaataagaaTCTAGTCGGCCAAACCTGTaattaagtaagtttatttgcgtTAAAAGTGGTATTACAGGTCAAAGTATGTACATTTATGTTTCTCACTCTTAACCTAAAATAGGCATGCAAATTTCTGAttatagataatattataCGAACCTGCACATTGCCATCTCCAGTTCAGCATCAGGCTCCTCGTAACCGTCCACCAGGCCGGCGGTGAAGTACTCCGCGCTCTCTGACGCGTATATCTGCAGCAGAGCCTCGCCTATTGTCGCTCTTATTGTTGACAGTTGTGACAGCGGTTTgccttttgaaaattaattattaatttgatacGTACTCGTAAATATACAAAGAAAGATTATAggctttataagcctatcgtactaatattataaatgcgaaagtttgtgagtatgtcagtatggatgtttgttgctctttcacgcaaaaactacttaaccgattacgatgaaatttggtataagcctatcctactaatattataaatgcgaaagtttgtgagtatgtcaggatgtcagtatggatgtttgttgcttttacacgcaaaaactacttaaccgattacgatgaaatttggtataagcctatcctactaatattataaatgcgaaagtttgtgagtttgtcaggatgtcagtatggatgtttgttgctctttgatgaaatttggctgaagacccagaataacatataggctactttttatcccggagatCCTgagggattgatagggtttccatgcggacgaagtcgcgggcggcctctagtaaactTATACACTTACAATACAAAGTCTTTTCCATTGGTGAACGATTCAATTGTAGTAAGATGTACTTCAGAGTGAGAAAGCAAGTATTGAAAAATCAAagaataatagaaccactccatctcgttcccatggatgtagtaaaaggcgactaagggataggttaataaacttaggattattattttaggctaTAGGCTGgcttgttttatttgaatctcgattctatcattgagcccaaaaagctaaacgtgacctactgttggctctgtctaccccgcaagggatatagacgtgattgtatgtatgtatgtgacattatatttatgtgcCTTAGACTACATACtcatatttaactttttattgtcaaattttataacatgacaataaaaagttaaatgagTGAGAGAGATGAGTGTGGTTTCTGGAGCTGTTGAATGGAAcctctccatatctttccaatgaatgtcgtaaaaggcggcttacggataggcttattaacttggaattctcctttcaggcgatgggctagcaaccgtcACTacatgaatttcaattttgtcataaagccaaacagctgaacgaggttttcagtctttttgaaactgttggctctgtctaccccgtaagggatcttcttcgtcgttacgccgtccatccatctctttttcagtcttcccctatttcttaaaccatttgatataataatattattcggATGTGaacgttatttattattaataatataataaaattattattacatttattacatacatacaaattatggattaaaaaaaaatttttttttttggtgcaaattacacagattgggttagcctcgaagtgagttcgagacttgtgttacgagatactaactcaacgatactatattttataataaatacttatatagattaacatccaagacccagaccaatcagagaaagtgcgtaactcatcatgccctggccgggattcgaacccgggacctccggtgtcacagacaagcgtactaccgctacgccacagagaccgtcaATTATATATTCTTACCAGACAAAGCTCTCGGCTGTACGTACTCCACACAGGAATGTAATGCTTTCTTCAAGCTCGacctatgaataaaaaaaaaacattcattcatatagtcacgtctatatcccttgcggaagagacagagctgacagtcttgaaaagactaggccacgttcagctgtatggcttcatgatggaattgttttatttataggcgttattttaatgtgccgtgtggttccaggcacctgtacaaaaaaggaaaaggaccactccatttctttcccatggatgtcgtaaaaggcgactaagggataggcttacaaacttgggattatttttttaggcgatgggctagcaacaaaaaaaattaagccaaatagctgaacgtggccattcggtcttttatagactgttggctcttactaccccacaagggatatagacgtgacaatatgtatgtatgtatgtatgttattataataattacgatgtgctagcaaccaaTCACCAATTGAAtctgataatttttttgagaCAGTAAGCTCTGTTCTCGCCGTAATGGATGAAGACGTGTTCATTTAATCTCACCTGCACAAA
Coding sequences:
- the LOC106136571 gene encoding complex I assembly factor ACAD9, mitochondrial — its product is MNLARQLCTIRNNSVGKNVYRKFRFSCANHESSHASQPQVQEEKFDFEDLKVFERVERRKPKIPPFMKDVFVSVYNKELLAYPEILNKEESEALDQRVSVLKKVFSDPEKSKEDKIRALKGTKMYAAPVPLTNNGLALNYTESIRYLEVISSDISLGQEISDHWVGLAALKKGLEPEQFNQIIDDLTSGDHTISLCIKERVAERISQADFRSFAELDQHSVWRVTGEKVCHKADGYRLVLCSIEGNRLRAYLIHPTANGVSHDGTFVTFRKTPATPLDSVTEQELAHILGSSRLHAATLCRSSLKKALHSCVEYVQPRALSGKPLSQLSTIRATIGEALLQIYASESAEYFTAGLVDGYEEPDAELEMAMCRNFISNHGLKAIMRLLSIPALEKELECKQLLDDMRHLSSRGESLDSINTFIALSGLQHAGKMMAEEVKQIRNPLMHPTFIIKKVLSNRHQEKDEPKLDLYLAEHLHPTLRPPAEQLEYCVLRMRFACETLMSRHGVEVVTAFTELNRLAEAASDILVMTSVLARASRAYCIGLRNAEIEMKLAACFVENTKERVRRLIKQIDDGEYLNLDHFKVQFGKKVLEANSTLVEKPTARTYW